The proteins below are encoded in one region of Juglans microcarpa x Juglans regia isolate MS1-56 chromosome 4D, Jm3101_v1.0, whole genome shotgun sequence:
- the LOC121260971 gene encoding very-long-chain aldehyde decarbonylase CER3-like, with translation MVAPLSAWPWENLGCFKYLLYGPFLAKVLYSRFHDQEASEYSWCLHILVMCALRGLIHQLWSSYSNMLFLKRNFRILEHGVDFKQIDKEWDWDNFIILQALIASMAFYMFPFPANLPFWNTKGFIAVMTLHMAVSEPLYYWMHRYVLHGNSFFTHYHSLHHSSPVPQPFTAGHATFLEHLMLAVIIGIPILGASLMGYGSMITIYSYVLIFDFLRCLGHCNVEVVPYQIFKTIPFLRYLLYTPTYHSLHHTEMGTNFCLFMPLFDAIWKTLNGKSWELHKEISSNLGKSGRVPDFVFLAHVVDVSAALHSPFVFRSFATLPFSTRLFMIPLWPLALLALLMMWAGSKTFVYSLYKLRGRLHQTWAVPRFGFQYFLPFAREGINKHIEQAILRADKLGIKVISLAALNKNEALNGGGTLFVNKHPNLNVRVVHGNTLTAAVILNDLPKNVEEVYLTGATSKLGRAIALYLCRKRVRVLMLTLSAERFQKIQKEAPVDCQSYLVQVTKYQAARNCKTWIVGKWITPREQNWAPPGTHFHQFVVPPIFSFRRDCTYGDLAAMRLPDDVQGLGCCEYTMARGVVHACHAGGVVHLLEGWTHHEVGAIDVDRIDLVWNAALKHGLRPVSSS, from the exons ATGGTTGCTCCTTTGTCAGCTTGGCCCTGGGAGAACTTGGGCTGCTTCAAG TATCTGCTATATGGACCTTTTCTTGCGAAAGTTCTGTATTCAAGATTTCATGATCAGGAAGCCTCCGAATATAGTTGGTGCCTCCATATTCTGGTCATGTGTGCACTCAGAGGTTTAATTCATCAGCTATGGAGCTCTTACAGTAACATGCTTTTCCTAAAGAGAAATTTCCGGATTCTTGAACATGGGGTTGATTTCAAGCAGATTGACAAGGAATGGGACTG GGATAATTTCATTATTCTTCAAGCATTAATTGCCTCCATGGCCTTCTACATGTTTCCATTCCCTGCGAATCTTCCCTTCTGGAACACGAAAGGATTTATTGCTGTTATGACACTTCATATGGCTGTTTCAGAGCCTCTTTATTATTGGATGCATAGATACGTACTCCATGGGAACTCGTTTTTTACCCATTACCATTCACTTCACCATTCCTCTCCTGTACCCCAGCCCTTCACAG CTGGACATGCAACATTTTTGGAGCATCTTATGCTAGCAGTGATCATTGGAATTCCGATTCTGGGGGCTTCTTTAATGGGATATGGATCGATGATCACAATCTATTCCTATGTTTTAATCTTTGATTTTCTGAGATGCTTGGGGCATTGCAATGTTGAAGTTGTTCCGTATCAAATTTTCAAGACCATTCCCTTTCTTAGATATCTTCTCTACACACCAAC ATATCACAGTTTGCACCACACAGAGATGGGTACCAATTTCTGCCTCTTTATGCCTCTCTTTGATGCAATATGGAAGACACTCAACGGAAAATCATGGGAGCTGCACAAGGAAATAAGCTCAAATCTAG GAAAATCAGGAAGGGTACCGGATTTTGTTTTCCTGGCCCATGTTGTGGATGTCTCGGCGGCTTTGCACTCACCATTCGTTTTCCGATCTTTTGCAACATTGCCATTCTCTACGAGATTGTTCATGATCCCGTTGTGGCCCCTGGCACTGTTAGCGTTGCTCATGATGTGGGCTGGATCTAAAACTTTTGTCTACTCATTGTACAAACTCAGAGGCCGTTTGCACCAGACCTGGGCTGTGCCCAGGTTTGGCTTTCAG TATTTCTTACCATTTGCTAGGGAGGGCATCAACAAACACATTGAGCAGGCCATCCTCAGGGCAGACAAACTTGGGATAAAAGTCATTAGCCTTGCTGCATTGAATAAG AATGAAGCACTCAACGGGGGTGGAACACTGTTTGTAAACAAGCACCCGAATCTTAACGTTCGAGTTGTCCATGGAAACACCTTGACCGCCGCAGTTATTCTCAACGACCTACCTAAGAACGTTGAGGAGGTATATTTAACAGGAGCTACTTCCAAGCTTGGCAGAGCCATTGCTCTCTACCTTTGCCGAAAGAGAGTGAGAGTCCTC ATGCTGACTCTATCGGcagaaagatttcaaaaaattcagAAGGAAGCTCCAGTGGATTGTCAGAGCTACCTGGTCCAAGTGACAAAGTACCAAGCAGCACGAAACTGCAAG ACATGGATAGTTGGGAAATGGATCACACCAAGAGAGCAGAATTGGGCACCACCTGGAACACACTTCCATCAATTCGTGGTTCCTCCCATCTTTTCCTTCAGAAGAGACTGCACTTACGGTGATCTTGCTGCCATGAGACTACCCGATGATGTACAAGGGCTTGGATGTTGCGAG TATACGATGGCTAGAGGAGTAGTGCATGCATGCCATGCGGGGGGAGTGGTTCATCTGCTTGAAGGTTGGACTCACCATGAAGTCGGGGCGATTGACGTCGACCGGATCGACCTTGTTTGGAATGCAGCATTAAAACACGGTCTTAGGCCCGTGTCTTCAAGCTAA